The Acholeplasma laidlawii PG-8A DNA window TAATATAATCATTCCAAATACCAATACCATAAATAATAGCAAGAGATATCATAATCGGCTTGGCCATTGGTAACATAATTCTTAAAAACACTTGAAAATCAGAAGCACCATCTACAAATGCAGCTTCTGCATATGTAGGGCTTATGTTTTTAAAATACCCATGCATAATAAAGAATGTAAACCCAAATGAACCAGAATATAATATTAAAATCCCGAAAATAGAATTATATAAACCTAAGTTTTGCATCAATCTAAACTGTGCAGGCAGTGTACCTACAATCGGCATAATAAGCGTAAAGAGCGCTACACTATATAACAAATTACGTCCTTTAAATTTATAACGAGCAATGACATATGCTGCCATCGTAGATAATAACGTGTTAATTACAGTAGCTGCAAGTGTGATACCTACACTTAATAAAAACATATGCGTAATATTAAATGTACCTGCAGAAGTTTGCATGTTATAACCTAAGACACTCGTATAATTTCTAAAACTAAAACTTTGTGGTAATGCCCAAACATTAGTAAAGAATTCTTGATTGGTTTTAAATGAGTTTACAAACATCCAAGCAAATGGGAATATTAATGTAAATGCGTATACTGAAAATATTATAAATATGACCCAAAGTATTATTTTTGCTGGTGTTGAATAAAAGCGATGTGATTTCATTAGTATTCAACCTCCGTAAAGAATCTATTTAATGTCTTTCTAGTAAGTAATATTATCGGTAACCCAAATAAGGATAATACAATACCAAATGTCGCCATATATGCAATGTTTTGATTTTGAAGAACTGAGTTATATATTGCTAAGGCAATCGTATTTGTATCACCACTTGTTGGTGTTAAGAATAACGGTTGTAAGAGTGCAGTAAATACTGATGTCATACCTAGAATAAAGGTTGTTACAATGGTTGGCCAGATAAGCGGTATTACAACTGTTGTAAACTCTTTAAAAAATCCAATACCTTCTAATTGACCGTATTCCATTAATTCTTCTGGAATACGTGCAATCGCACCAGTCATTAGGATAATATTAAATCCTAAACCTACCCATACGCCATATACAAAGATCATAATTTGATTAGTAGGATAACTACCAAACCAAGATGGTACTACAACATTTGAATCAAACATACCAAAGAACCATTTATATATATCATTAACAGGTCCAAGGTTTGAATCAAATGTAAATGAGAATGCCATCGTCATTACTA harbors:
- a CDS encoding carbohydrate ABC transporter permease; amino-acid sequence: MKSHRFYSTPAKIILWVIFIIFSVYAFTLIFPFAWMFVNSFKTNQEFFTNVWALPQSFSFRNYTSVLGYNMQTSAGTFNITHMFLLSVGITLAATVINTLLSTMAAYVIARYKFKGRNLLYSVALFTLIMPIVGTLPAQFRLMQNLGLYNSIFGILILYSGSFGFTFFIMHGYFKNISPTYAEAAFVDGASDFQVFLRIMLPMAKPIMISLAIIYGIGIWNDYITPSIYLKNYPTLAVGIRYLTQTMVSTGAYAEMFATMIISIVPILAIFIAFRNTIMENMVAGGLKG
- a CDS encoding carbohydrate ABC transporter permease, with protein sequence MEKSIEIKKKRIFKKKTKQRIFITLMLAYPVLQFLLFFGYVNIDTIVLTFQKFSWTEGKYIYSGFDNYIMFFDRVINDPWTRRTIINSLFYMPVNSLIILPLSMAFSYFLFKKLPFSGFFRVVYFLPSILPIVVMTMAFSFTFDSNLGPVNDIYKWFFGMFDSNVVVPSWFGSYPTNQIMIFVYGVWVGLGFNIILMTGAIARIPEELMEYGQLEGIGFFKEFTTVVIPLIWPTIVTTFILGMTSVFTALLQPLFLTPTSGDTNTIALAIYNSVLQNQNIAYMATFGIVLSLFGLPIILLTRKTLNRFFTEVEY